Proteins encoded in a region of the Sphingomonas japonica genome:
- a CDS encoding YybH family protein produces the protein MIRWLSAIVLLALAVPAAAQGDEPRAAIEAAMTQSARGWNAGDLDAFLGVYSDDPSTSFTGSTGVVRGKAAIRKKYVADYAAVFGPSANRAAIPPLSFEYVDFRPIGADHVQVIARWRLGSGEWAQSGMTTVLFRREAAGWHIVADHSS, from the coding sequence ATGATTCGATGGTTGAGTGCAATCGTCCTGCTGGCGCTGGCGGTTCCGGCCGCTGCGCAAGGCGACGAACCGCGCGCCGCGATCGAGGCGGCGATGACGCAATCGGCCAGGGGCTGGAACGCCGGCGATCTCGACGCCTTTCTCGGGGTCTATTCAGACGACCCCTCGACCAGCTTTACCGGCAGCACCGGCGTCGTGCGCGGCAAGGCGGCGATCCGCAAGAAATACGTCGCCGATTACGCCGCAGTGTTCGGCCCGTCGGCGAACCGCGCCGCGATCCCGCCGCTTAGTTTCGAATATGTCGATTTCAGGCCGATCGGGGCCGATCACGTCCAGGTCATTGCGCGCTGGCGGCTCGGGAGCGGCGAATGGGCACAGTCCGGCATGACCACCGTGCTGTTCCGCCGCGAGGCGGCGGGTTGGCATATCGTTGCCGATCACAGCAGCTGA